In Mytilus edulis chromosome 7, xbMytEdul2.2, whole genome shotgun sequence, a single genomic region encodes these proteins:
- the LOC139483353 gene encoding mannosyl-oligosaccharide glucosidase-like has translation MSEDIIGHWLDLLNIEGWIPREQILGNEARERVPTKFLVQENENANPPTLFLTLEHMINNRFADKSFLKKIFPRLEVWFKWLNTTQSGNEPFTYYWRGRDDTTMTEINPRTSSSGFDDFPRASHPNSKERHLDLRCWIAHAAGILSEIAKKIKEHWHEYESTHQSLKDNELLDRFHFSTAKGMYSDFGLHTDNIILNRTSNNKIILKNPKHKFINSFGYVSLFPLMLKIIDPHSTRLFQTLNELTKSDRLWTEYGLRSLSKDSPFYNQYNTVEDPPYWRGAIWINMNYLTLSGLYYYANTPGRNQKLSLDIYVKLRTNIVSNVIKQYYKNGYIYERYDDKTGEGQGVCPFSGWSALIVAIMSEKY, from the coding sequence ATGTCCGAGGATATCATAGGCCATTGGTTGGATTTACTTAATATTGAAGGATGGATACCAAGGGAGCAAATTTTAGGGAACGAAGCTAGAGAAAGGGTTCCAACAAAATTTCTGGTGCAGGAAAATGAAAACGCTAATCCACCTACGTTATTTTTAACTCTCGAACATATGATCAATAACAGATTTGCAGATAAAAgtttcctgaaaaaaatatttccgaGGTTGGAAGTATGGTTTAAGTGGTTAAATACAACACAATCTGGCAATGAACCTTTCACCTACTATTGGAGAGGGAGAGATGACACAACAATGACAGAAATTAACCCAAGAACATCTTCATCGGGATTTGATGATTTTCCGCGAGCATCACATCCAAATTCAAAAGAACGCCACCTCGATTTAAGATGTTGGATTGCTCACGCAGCAGGTATTTTGtctgaaattgcaaaaaaaataaaagaacattgGCATGAATATGAATCAACTCATCAATCATTGAAGGATAATGAGTTACTTGACAGGTTTCATTTTTCAACAGCGAAAGGAATGTACAGTGATTTTGGATTACATACTGATAACATTATTCTCAATAGAACAAGTAACAATAAAATAATCTTAAAAAATCCTAAGCACAAGTTCATTAACTCATTTGGATATGTCAGTCTGTTTCCTCTTATGCTGAAAATCATAGATCCACATTCAACTCGGCTATTTCAAACTCTAAATGAGCTAACCAAATCCGATAGACTGTGGACTGAGTATGGCTTAAGATCTCTGTCAAAAGATTCTCCCTTTTATAACCAGTACAATACCGTTGAAGATCCACCATATTGGCGAGGTGCAATATGGATAAATATGAACTATCTTACTTTGAGTGGTTTGTATTATTATGCAAACACTCCAGGAAGAAATCAAAAGCTTTCTCTTGATATTTATGTTAAACTAAGGACCAATATAGTATCAAATGTAATTAAACAATACTATAAAAATGGTTATATATATGAACGATATGATGATAAAACTGGTGAAGGACAAGGCGTCTGTCCTTTTTCGGGTTGGTCGGCTCTTATTGTTGCAATCATGTCTGAGAAGTATtaa